The following are encoded together in the Lagopus muta isolate bLagMut1 chromosome 7, bLagMut1 primary, whole genome shotgun sequence genome:
- the TMEM106B gene encoding transmembrane protein 106B gives MGKSLSHLPIHTCKEDGYDGGTVSDNMRNGLVHSESHGEDGRCGDVSQFPYVEFTGRDSVTCPTCQGTGRIPRGQENQLVALIPYSDQRLRPRRTKLYVTASVIVCLLLSGLAVFFLFPRSVDVEYIGVKSVYVNYEQSRRIIYLNITNTLNITNNNYYSVEVANITAQVQFSKTVIGKARLNNITNIGPLDMKQIDYMVPTVIQDEMSYMFDFCTLASIKVHNIVVMMQVTVTTSYFGHSEQISREKYQYVDCGGNTTYQLGQSEYLNVLQPPQ, from the exons atgggAAAATCTCTTTCTCATCTACCAATACATACGTGTAAGGAAGATGGCTATGATGGAGGTACAGTGTCGGATAATATGAGGAATGGGTTAGTTCACTCAGAATCACACGGTGAGGATGGCAGATGTGGGGATGTGTCACAGTTTCCATACGTGGAATTCACAGGAAGGGATAGTGTCACTTGTCCTACCTGCCAGGGAACGGGAAGAATTCCACGAG gGCAGGAAAACCAGCTGGTAGCATTAATTCCATACAGTGATCAGAGACTAAGGCCAAGAAGAAC aaagctCTACGTGACTGCTTCTGTAATTGTATGTCTCCTACTTTCTGGACTGgctgtatttttcttatttcctcgTTCAGTTGATGTTGAATACATTGGTGTGAAGTCAGTTTATGTCAACTATGAACAGAGCAGACgtataatatatttaaatattacg AACACGCTAAATATAACAAACAACAACTATTATTCTGTTGAAGTAGCAAACATCACAGCCCaagttcagttttcaaaaacagttattggcaAAGCACGGCTAAACAACATCACCAACATTGGTCCTTTGGATATGAAACAG attgacTATATGGTGCCCACAGTCATACAAGATGAAATGAGCTACATGTT tgacttctGTACTTTAGCATCAATCAAAGTGCATAACATAGTAGTGATGATGCA GGTGACGGTGACAACCTCTTACTTTGGCCACTCTGAGCAAATATCCAGAGAAAAATACCAGTATGTGGACTGTGGAGGAAACACAACCTACCAGCTGGGCCAGTCAGAATATTTAAATGTACTTCAGCCTCCTCAGTAA